In a single window of the Halobaculum lipolyticum genome:
- a CDS encoding DUF7556 family protein: protein MTTRHTGCEPGEVMASVDESSAEFVIADLGCDDAWIAVGESDAPVLENWC, encoded by the coding sequence ATGACAACGAGGCACACGGGGTGCGAGCCCGGTGAGGTGATGGCGTCGGTGGACGAGAGCTCCGCGGAGTTCGTCATCGCGGACCTCGGGTGCGACGACGCCTGGATCGCCGTCGGCGAGTCCGACGCCCCGGTGCTCGAGAACTGGTGTTGA
- a CDS encoding CBS domain-containing protein — protein MNVADAMTPRADLVTASLPGGRDDVLAHLQEYRFSSVPVVKGEGDEEVYRGLVSRDDLIEQPDEDQLALLMRETPTVTPETNLRDAAQVMLGGTRRIPVLESDDGDRLVGIVTVTDIVDAIAREEVATDATCGDIAGTDINTVYAGTPLTVAERELFFANVPYGVVLDDDGDVAGMLTEVDVLEVARVVEGEDDTGDSIAGQDDEWKWEGIKAVGSAYVPTRNVEIPAEPVSQFMTEDVLTVSRRRSVVEAAQEMITEDIEQLPLLAGGELVGIVRDVHLLEAL, from the coding sequence ATGAACGTAGCAGACGCGATGACGCCGCGGGCCGATCTCGTCACGGCGTCGCTCCCCGGCGGCCGCGACGACGTGCTCGCACACCTCCAAGAGTACCGCTTCTCCTCGGTCCCCGTCGTGAAAGGCGAGGGCGACGAGGAGGTGTACCGCGGGCTGGTGTCCCGCGACGACCTGATCGAACAGCCCGACGAGGACCAACTCGCGCTGCTCATGCGCGAGACGCCGACGGTGACGCCGGAGACGAACCTCCGCGACGCCGCGCAGGTGATGCTGGGCGGCACCCGCCGGATCCCCGTCCTCGAGAGCGACGACGGCGACCGGCTGGTCGGCATCGTCACCGTCACCGACATCGTCGACGCCATCGCCCGCGAGGAGGTCGCCACCGACGCCACCTGCGGCGACATCGCCGGCACGGACATCAACACCGTGTACGCCGGCACGCCGCTGACCGTCGCCGAGCGCGAACTGTTCTTCGCGAACGTCCCGTACGGCGTCGTCCTCGACGACGACGGCGACGTAGCGGGGATGCTCACCGAGGTCGACGTGCTGGAGGTCGCCCGCGTCGTCGAGGGCGAGGACGACACCGGCGACTCCATCGCCGGCCAGGACGACGAGTGGAAGTGGGAGGGGATCAAGGCCGTCGGCAGCGCCTACGTCCCCACCCGCAACGTCGAGATCCCGGCCGAGCCGGTGTCGCAGTTCATGACCGAGGACGTGCTCACGGTGTCGCGGCGCCGGAGCGTCGTCGAGGCCGCACAGGAGATGATCACCGAGGACATCGAGCAGCTCCCGCTGCTGGCCGGCGGCGAACTCGTCGGCATCGTGCGGGACGTCCACCTGCTGGAGGCGCTGTAG
- the glyS gene encoding glycine--tRNA ligase has protein sequence MAEQEDVIELAKRRGFFFGANGAYGGVAGFYTYGPNGAAVKDNLESAWRDRFTVRQGNMEIEAPTIMPEAVFEASGHLDGFDDMLVECPECGESHRADHLIEDNTGIEEAESLPIAEVEELIREHDLRCPTCDTPLADEPVEDFNLMFETSIGPGSGQPGYMRPETAQGIFVEFPRLKEYARNRLPFGVTQIGPAYRNEISPRKGIIRVREFTQAELETFIDPEEDEPPLHEVEDVEVTLYPADEQEADDGEAYTTTVGEAVDEGVIGSDWVGYYLGVAQGWYERVGVDTDRFRFRQHLPGELAHYAADCWDAESEVGGDWIEITGFAYRSDYDLSKHAEHSGESFTVFKQYDEPKTVERATVDPDMATLGPEFGGDAGAVAEALQTLAERDPDAFDDDSVEVEVDGETHAVDTDVANFSVETVTENGEHITPHVVEPSFGVDRIVYTVIEHAYRTDEVDGEARTYLALDPEMAATDAAVFPLVSNDDRLLDLADEVTGGLRAAGLAVEYDDSGSIGRRYRRQDEVGTPFCVTVDRDGIEGDGPDTVTVRERDSARQVRVPVGDVADEIAALLDPEEERAFDALAAAYDEIATDVETA, from the coding sequence ATGGCCGAGCAGGAGGACGTGATCGAGCTGGCGAAGCGCCGAGGGTTCTTCTTCGGCGCCAACGGCGCCTACGGCGGCGTCGCCGGCTTCTACACGTACGGTCCCAACGGCGCGGCGGTGAAGGACAACCTCGAGTCCGCCTGGCGCGACCGCTTCACGGTCCGCCAGGGCAACATGGAGATCGAGGCGCCCACCATCATGCCCGAGGCCGTCTTCGAGGCGTCGGGCCACCTCGACGGCTTCGACGACATGCTCGTCGAGTGCCCCGAGTGCGGCGAGTCCCACCGCGCCGACCACCTCATCGAGGACAACACCGGCATCGAGGAGGCCGAGTCGCTCCCCATCGCCGAGGTCGAGGAGCTGATCCGCGAGCACGACCTGCGGTGTCCGACGTGTGACACCCCGCTCGCGGACGAGCCGGTCGAGGACTTCAACCTCATGTTCGAGACGAGCATCGGTCCCGGCTCGGGCCAGCCCGGCTACATGCGCCCGGAGACGGCGCAGGGCATCTTCGTCGAGTTCCCGCGGCTCAAGGAGTACGCGCGCAACCGCCTCCCGTTCGGTGTCACGCAGATCGGTCCCGCCTACCGCAACGAGATCAGCCCCCGCAAGGGCATCATCCGCGTGCGCGAGTTCACGCAGGCGGAGTTGGAGACGTTCATCGACCCCGAGGAGGACGAACCGCCGCTCCACGAGGTCGAAGACGTCGAGGTCACCCTCTATCCGGCCGACGAGCAGGAGGCCGACGACGGCGAGGCGTACACGACGACCGTCGGCGAGGCCGTCGACGAGGGCGTCATCGGCTCCGACTGGGTCGGCTACTACCTCGGCGTCGCGCAGGGCTGGTACGAGCGCGTCGGCGTCGACACGGACCGGTTCCGCTTCCGCCAGCACCTCCCGGGCGAACTCGCCCACTACGCCGCGGACTGCTGGGACGCGGAGTCGGAGGTCGGCGGCGACTGGATCGAGATCACCGGCTTCGCCTACCGGAGCGACTACGACCTCTCCAAGCACGCCGAACACTCCGGCGAGTCCTTCACCGTGTTCAAGCAGTACGACGAGCCGAAGACCGTCGAGCGCGCGACGGTCGACCCGGACATGGCGACGCTCGGTCCCGAGTTCGGCGGCGACGCCGGCGCGGTCGCCGAGGCACTCCAGACGCTCGCAGAGCGCGACCCCGACGCCTTCGACGACGACAGCGTCGAGGTGGAGGTCGACGGCGAGACGCACGCCGTCGACACGGACGTGGCGAACTTCTCGGTCGAGACGGTGACCGAGAACGGCGAGCACATCACCCCGCACGTCGTCGAGCCGTCGTTCGGCGTCGACCGCATCGTGTACACCGTCATCGAGCACGCCTACCGGACCGACGAGGTCGACGGCGAGGCGCGCACCTACCTCGCCTTGGACCCGGAGATGGCCGCGACCGACGCCGCCGTCTTCCCGCTCGTCTCCAACGACGACCGCCTGCTCGACCTCGCCGACGAGGTGACGGGCGGCCTGCGCGCGGCGGGGCTGGCCGTCGAGTACGACGACTCCGGCTCCATCGGCCGCCGCTACCGCCGGCAGGACGAGGTCGGCACGCCGTTTTGCGTCACGGTCGACCGCGACGGCATCGAGGGCGACGGTCCCGACACCGTCACCGTCCGCGAGCGCGACTCCGCCCGACAGGTCCGGGTGCCCGTCGGCGACGTGGCCGACGAGATCGCCGCCCTCCTCGACCCCGAGGAGGAGCGCGCGTTCGACGCGCTGGCGGCCGCGTACGACGAGATCGCGACCGACGTGGAGACGGCCTGA
- a CDS encoding dolichol kinase, with the protein MGELKRRAVHLSGTGFPAIYLLGLVTWRQLQGLLVLATAGVFVLEFLRLVVDVDYGPLNRVYDELTREYEADNVAGYALFMVGATLAALAFAPPYGPAAVSFEPPLAVSAILMLSIGDPVSGYLGSNDAGTAKEVGVLAVMFLVCFGLAVPITVLHAGTVVGVAAAVAGALGATVADGLKPVIRGYVIDDNLTIPPTAGAAMTAVFLLAA; encoded by the coding sequence ATGGGGGAGCTGAAACGGCGGGCGGTCCACCTCTCGGGCACCGGGTTCCCGGCGATCTACCTGCTGGGACTCGTGACGTGGCGACAGCTGCAGGGACTGCTGGTTCTGGCGACGGCCGGCGTGTTCGTGCTGGAGTTCCTCCGGCTCGTCGTCGACGTCGACTACGGCCCGCTGAACCGCGTGTACGACGAACTGACCCGCGAGTACGAGGCCGACAACGTCGCCGGCTACGCGCTGTTCATGGTCGGCGCGACGCTGGCGGCGCTGGCGTTCGCGCCGCCGTACGGTCCCGCCGCCGTCTCCTTCGAGCCGCCGCTGGCGGTGTCGGCGATCCTCATGCTGTCGATCGGCGACCCGGTCTCGGGGTACCTCGGGAGCAACGACGCGGGGACCGCCAAGGAGGTCGGCGTGCTCGCCGTGATGTTCCTCGTCTGCTTCGGGCTCGCGGTGCCGATCACCGTCCTCCACGCGGGGACGGTCGTCGGCGTCGCCGCGGCGGTCGCGGGCGCGCTCGGCGCGACCGTCGCCGACGGCCTGAAGCCGGTGATCCGTGGGTACGTGATCGACGACAACCTCACCATCCCGCCGACCGCGGGCGCCGCGATGACCGCGGTGTTCCTGCTGGCGGCGTAG
- a CDS encoding SRPBCC family protein translates to MREVETERFVAAPPATLRRLLTPAALVEYEGSFAARGTRTDGDATVVTVAGGGLEFDLRVVETDDGWRYEQVGERGPFDAMETTVTVTPANEGSRLRAVSRVSLGLPVPLADRVAGWKRRGELRRLLDNVAADV, encoded by the coding sequence ATGCGCGAAGTCGAGACCGAGCGGTTCGTCGCCGCGCCGCCGGCGACGCTGCGGCGCCTGCTCACGCCCGCGGCGCTCGTGGAGTACGAGGGGAGCTTCGCCGCCCGCGGGACCCGCACGGACGGCGACGCCACGGTCGTCACCGTCGCCGGCGGGGGGCTGGAGTTCGACCTCCGGGTCGTCGAGACCGACGACGGCTGGCGCTACGAACAGGTCGGCGAGCGCGGCCCGTTCGACGCGATGGAGACGACCGTGACGGTGACGCCCGCGAACGAGGGGAGCCGCCTCCGGGCGGTGTCGCGCGTCTCGCTCGGGTTGCCGGTGCCGCTCGCCGACCGCGTCGCCGGCTGGAAACGCCGCGGGGAACTCCGACGCCTGCTCGACAACGTCGCCGCCGACGTCTGA
- a CDS encoding zinc-ribbon domain-containing protein: MGLLATLTETLRASTESPTRGGGTAESDGAYWCHDCDERVLDLDADGDDPPQCPDCGEEMTFERSPGSTGCAC; the protein is encoded by the coding sequence ATGGGACTGCTCGCCACGCTCACGGAGACGCTGAGGGCCTCGACGGAGTCGCCGACCCGCGGCGGCGGCACCGCGGAGTCGGACGGCGCGTACTGGTGTCACGACTGCGACGAGCGCGTGCTCGACCTCGACGCCGACGGCGACGACCCCCCGCAGTGCCCCGACTGCGGCGAGGAGATGACGTTCGAGCGCTCGCCCGGCTCGACCGGCTGCGCCTGCTGA
- a CDS encoding CobW family GTP-binding protein has protein sequence MTPGRGLGGGPGSTDDDAIPVTVLSGSLGAGKTTLVNHLLSNAGDRDIAVLVNDVGAVNVDYDLLSSDDLPAVGVAELSNGCICCELRDDLERAVVQLADGKEFDHLVVEPSGISEPGPVARQFTNGPAAARYRMDAVVTVLDTPQFLGAFAGEGTPERRGPGTGAREGSGADGGGDGDDGDDGVRPLSDLLVEQVEGADVVLLNKADLCDEADLVEAEALVRALRPGVETVRTEHAAVPLDRVFGVDLYEQRDHSDDRSHGAVHDQDDGDGHGHDDGDGHGHDDGDDHGHDHGVHDDADDADDRGDTDHDDHAHAHPDEVYGVASFVYRARRPFHPERLAAYLSALPDAVVRSKGTLHVANADQRLRYSQAGPSVRVEAVGPWVAAMDETDRDLYRANRRDGADWHDEWGDRHTELVVIGVDLDEPAVRERLDACLCTDAELEDRTAVDPTEWFPTGADGDGDPVAVLR, from the coding sequence ATGACGCCCGGACGCGGTCTCGGCGGCGGTCCCGGATCGACCGACGACGACGCGATCCCCGTGACCGTGCTGTCGGGGAGCCTCGGCGCGGGGAAGACGACGCTCGTGAACCACCTGCTGTCGAACGCGGGCGACAGGGACATCGCCGTCCTCGTCAACGACGTGGGCGCGGTGAACGTCGACTACGACCTCCTCTCGTCGGACGACCTGCCCGCGGTGGGCGTCGCGGAACTGTCGAACGGCTGCATCTGCTGTGAACTGCGCGACGACCTCGAACGCGCCGTCGTCCAACTCGCGGACGGCAAGGAGTTCGACCACCTCGTCGTCGAGCCGTCGGGGATCAGCGAACCCGGCCCGGTCGCCCGGCAGTTCACCAACGGCCCGGCGGCCGCCCGCTACCGGATGGACGCCGTCGTCACCGTCCTCGACACGCCGCAGTTCCTCGGCGCCTTCGCGGGCGAGGGGACCCCGGAACGGCGCGGTCCGGGGACCGGGGCACGCGAGGGGTCCGGCGCCGACGGCGGGGGCGACGGCGACGACGGCGACGACGGCGTCCGCCCGCTCTCGGACCTGCTCGTCGAGCAGGTGGAGGGCGCCGACGTGGTGCTGCTCAACAAGGCGGATCTGTGTGACGAGGCCGACCTCGTCGAGGCCGAGGCGCTGGTCCGGGCGCTCCGGCCGGGCGTCGAGACCGTCCGCACGGAGCACGCGGCGGTCCCGCTCGACCGGGTGTTCGGCGTTGATCTGTACGAACAGCGGGACCACAGCGACGACCGATCACACGGCGCCGTTCACGATCAGGACGACGGAGACGGCCACGGCCACGACGACGGAGACGGCCACGGCCACGACGACGGAGACGACCACGGCCACGACCACGGCGTCCACGACGACGCGGACGACGCGGACGACCGCGGCGACACCGACCACGACGACCACGCGCACGCCCACCCGGACGAGGTGTACGGCGTCGCGTCGTTCGTCTACCGCGCGCGCCGGCCGTTCCACCCGGAGCGCCTCGCGGCGTACCTCTCGGCCCTCCCCGACGCCGTCGTCCGGTCGAAGGGGACGCTCCACGTCGCGAACGCTGACCAGCGGCTCCGGTACAGCCAGGCCGGTCCCTCGGTTCGGGTGGAGGCGGTCGGCCCGTGGGTCGCGGCGATGGACGAGACCGACCGCGACCTCTACCGCGCGAACCGCCGCGACGGCGCCGACTGGCACGACGAGTGGGGCGACCGCCACACGGAACTGGTCGTCATCGGCGTCGACCTCGACGAGCCGGCCGTGCGCGAGCGGCTGGACGCGTGTCTGTGTACGGACGCGGAACTGGAGGACCGCACGGCCGTCGACCCCACCGAGTGGTTCCCGACCGGCGCGGACGGTGACGGGGACCCGGTCGCGGTACTGCGGTAG
- a CDS encoding ArsA family ATPase, with protein sequence MEKFVFFGGKGGVGKTTMSAAYAVKCADAGLDTLVVSTDPAHSTSDVFDQQLGDEPQAVEGRDGLWAMEIDPDEEVEHHLMETKRALGDQVSAALVNEIDRQIEMAHQTPGAYEAALFDRFVDVMRSSGDFDRVVFDTSPTGGTLRLLGLPEFLEGWIDRLRRKREQSIDLYEKAAIGNTEPRRVMDGDPILARLRERKQFFEYAGRMLREHTAFFLVVNPDELSVRETRRAAEGLADRGLAVRGLAVNRLTPSPDDDEHGRGARYLRDRVATERAHLRTLREEFDQPVVAEIETRVEEVRGDFLTEVAAELDIETAPPADPPTPD encoded by the coding sequence ATGGAGAAGTTCGTGTTCTTCGGCGGGAAGGGCGGCGTCGGCAAGACGACCATGTCGGCGGCGTACGCGGTCAAGTGCGCCGACGCGGGGCTGGACACGCTCGTCGTCTCGACGGACCCGGCTCACTCCACGTCGGACGTGTTCGACCAGCAGTTGGGCGACGAACCGCAGGCCGTCGAGGGGCGCGACGGGCTGTGGGCGATGGAGATCGACCCCGACGAGGAGGTCGAACACCACCTCATGGAGACGAAGCGGGCGCTGGGCGACCAGGTGAGCGCCGCGCTCGTCAACGAGATCGACCGGCAGATCGAGATGGCCCACCAGACGCCCGGCGCCTACGAGGCGGCGCTGTTCGACCGCTTCGTCGACGTGATGCGCTCCAGCGGCGACTTCGACCGCGTCGTGTTCGACACCTCGCCGACGGGCGGCACCCTCCGCCTGCTGGGTCTCCCGGAGTTCCTAGAGGGGTGGATCGACCGCCTCCGCCGCAAGCGCGAGCAGTCGATCGACCTGTACGAGAAGGCCGCCATCGGCAACACCGAGCCGCGTCGCGTGATGGACGGGGATCCGATCCTCGCGCGCCTGCGCGAGCGCAAGCAGTTCTTCGAGTACGCCGGCCGGATGCTCCGCGAGCACACCGCCTTCTTCCTCGTCGTCAACCCCGACGAGCTGTCCGTCCGCGAGACCCGCCGCGCCGCCGAGGGGCTGGCCGACCGCGGCCTGGCGGTGCGGGGACTGGCTGTGAACCGGCTCACGCCGTCGCCCGACGACGACGAGCACGGCCGGGGTGCGCGCTACCTCCGCGACCGCGTCGCGACCGAGCGGGCACACCTCAGGACGCTGCGCGAGGAGTTCGACCAGCCCGTCGTCGCAGAGATCGAGACCCGGGTCGAGGAGGTGAGAGGCGACTTCCTCACCGAGGTCGCGGCGGAACTCGACATCGAGACGGCGCCGCCCGCCGACCCCCCGACTCCCGACTGA
- a CDS encoding carbon starvation CstA family protein, protein MVAVMWLVLGVLALFSAGYLGYSRYLAQFVELDEDRETPAHKYEDGQEYVPAKKPVLLGHHYSSIAGGAPIVGPITAGVVWGWVPALLWIGIGNPLMGSVHDFVSLSASLRHEGKSIGYIIGEYVGERGKNMLLWFAFLTIVLVVAVFALVVAIVFNAYPEAATASLIYIGLAVLFGVYLYQLNLSFIPGTIAFVAAMFVGVWLGIQFPVALFEPAARAPAETLVLLGSGGGWLPGASSLGANTAAWVPVILVYGAAASALPVWVLLQPRDYLSSFLLYTGVGGALVAIIVGTLGGALGIAAITPSQPLVTQLEPFYGFIGRSGAPLFPLLFITIACGTISGFHSLVSSGTTSKQLNKETDARAIGYGGMLGEGLLATVALISVAIVAPEVGGGIGLALPTFATGGGIILTSFGIPASFGGPFMALVLVSFLLTSTDTAVRLGRYMMEEIVGTPESPVESFAADRYGNAFVQAAPAYILITSGSWLTLWQLFGGANQLLAALALLTATVWLANWSDSKQLISTGGPMVLMTTITVIGLLWLALHDNIYAKFLNDAWMAEAGIFAMLSAVVQIGIAFVLIYLALSLVKLGYENIRKARDGTDGAVATDGGRESRHDS, encoded by the coding sequence ATGGTGGCTGTGATGTGGCTGGTGCTCGGGGTGCTCGCGCTGTTCAGCGCGGGCTACCTCGGGTACTCCCGGTACCTCGCCCAGTTCGTCGAACTGGACGAGGACCGAGAGACGCCGGCACACAAATACGAAGACGGACAGGAGTACGTCCCGGCGAAGAAGCCGGTACTGCTCGGGCATCACTATTCGAGTATCGCGGGCGGGGCACCCATCGTCGGCCCGATCACGGCCGGCGTCGTGTGGGGCTGGGTCCCCGCGCTGTTGTGGATCGGCATCGGCAACCCATTGATGGGGTCGGTCCACGACTTCGTCTCGCTGTCGGCGAGCCTCCGGCACGAGGGCAAGTCGATCGGGTACATCATCGGCGAGTACGTCGGCGAACGCGGCAAGAACATGCTGCTGTGGTTCGCGTTCCTGACCATCGTCCTCGTCGTGGCGGTGTTCGCGCTCGTCGTCGCGATCGTGTTCAACGCGTACCCGGAGGCGGCGACCGCGAGCCTGATCTACATCGGGTTGGCGGTGCTGTTCGGCGTGTACCTGTACCAACTGAACCTCTCGTTCATCCCGGGGACGATCGCGTTCGTCGCCGCGATGTTCGTCGGGGTCTGGCTCGGGATCCAGTTCCCGGTCGCGCTGTTCGAACCGGCCGCTCGCGCGCCCGCCGAGACGCTCGTGTTGCTCGGTAGCGGCGGGGGGTGGCTCCCCGGTGCGAGTTCCCTCGGCGCCAACACCGCCGCGTGGGTGCCGGTGATCCTCGTGTACGGTGCGGCCGCGAGCGCGCTCCCGGTGTGGGTGCTGCTCCAACCGCGCGACTACCTCTCGTCGTTCCTGCTGTACACGGGCGTCGGCGGGGCGCTGGTGGCGATCATCGTCGGCACGCTCGGCGGCGCGCTCGGCATCGCCGCGATCACGCCGAGCCAGCCGCTCGTGACGCAGCTAGAGCCGTTCTACGGGTTCATCGGCCGCTCGGGCGCGCCGCTGTTCCCGCTGCTGTTCATCACCATCGCGTGCGGGACCATCTCCGGGTTCCACTCGCTGGTGTCCTCGGGGACGACCTCGAAGCAACTCAACAAAGAGACCGACGCGCGCGCCATCGGCTACGGCGGCATGCTCGGCGAGGGGCTGCTCGCCACCGTCGCGCTCATCTCGGTCGCCATCGTCGCGCCCGAGGTCGGCGGCGGCATCGGACTGGCGCTGCCGACGTTCGCGACCGGCGGCGGGATCATCCTGACGAGCTTCGGCATCCCCGCCAGCTTCGGCGGCCCGTTCATGGCGCTCGTGCTCGTGAGCTTCCTGCTCACGTCGACGGACACGGCCGTTCGGCTCGGTCGCTACATGATGGAGGAGATCGTCGGCACGCCCGAGTCGCCCGTCGAGTCGTTCGCGGCCGACCGCTACGGCAACGCGTTCGTGCAGGCGGCGCCCGCGTACATCCTCATCACGAGCGGGTCGTGGCTCACGCTGTGGCAGTTGTTCGGCGGCGCGAACCAACTGCTCGCGGCGCTGGCGCTGCTCACCGCGACGGTGTGGCTCGCCAACTGGAGCGACTCCAAGCAGCTGATCAGCACCGGCGGGCCGATGGTGCTCATGACCACCATCACCGTCATCGGGCTGTTGTGGCTCGCGCTCCACGACAACATCTACGCGAAGTTCCTCAACGACGCGTGGATGGCCGAGGCGGGGATCTTCGCGATGCTGTCGGCGGTCGTCCAGATCGGCATCGCGTTCGTCCTCATCTACCTGGCGCTGTCGCTGGTGAAGTTGGGGTACGAGAACATCCGGAAAGCCCGCGATGGCACGGACGGCGCGGTCGCGACCGACGGCGGTCGGGAGTCGCGGCACGACTCCTGA
- the flaJ gene encoding archaellar assembly protein FlaJ, with translation MSTNSASSSEFIPDSASELAAELLESYDALDMSKRTYVGYVLLPAAGFLLLTIVGAFLLPLPVTVRLPIPALGVLVFVAAVIYPKLYLNGRQVAIENQLHLVMTHMTVLSTTNIDRMEVFRTLAREEEYGAAADELARVTHLVDTWNQSLDDALRRRAKEVPSDAFSDFFDRLGYTIGAGQSLDDFLLSEQDAVIQNYITVYEGALANLEVMKDLYMSMILSMTFALVFAIVLPILTGDDPTMTVSAVIVLFMLVQLGFYIVIRAMSPHDPVWFHSEQGAPSDFRLWASFTVGVVGTTALVAFIGAGLFGVGPGLRGLLFFMEDIPLAMYLCVPISPMAVTGIMLRIEERNIEERDGEFPSFIRALGAAESAKQSTTGDVLKTLHQKDFGALTPSIVRLYRRLNIRISSEDAWYTFATDTRSYLIQKFSDMYLEGRSMGGRPKQLGELISKNMNTVMQLREQRRQATVTMIGLLYGITSASAFAFFIGLQVVNILADLSQQFNVTNAGGVGQIIYAGVYDIALIEFLLLLVILFNAVLSSVMIRTIDGGNKANAYLHFVLMTWLGSAVAIFTKHLVSTILTI, from the coding sequence ATGAGCACGAACAGCGCGTCGTCGTCGGAGTTCATCCCGGACTCGGCGTCCGAACTCGCCGCCGAGCTGCTGGAGTCGTACGACGCGCTGGACATGTCCAAGCGGACGTACGTCGGCTACGTCCTCCTGCCGGCGGCGGGGTTCCTCCTGCTCACCATCGTCGGCGCGTTCCTCCTCCCGCTGCCGGTGACGGTCCGGCTCCCGATCCCCGCGCTCGGCGTGTTGGTGTTCGTCGCGGCGGTCATCTACCCCAAGCTGTACCTCAACGGGCGGCAGGTGGCCATCGAGAACCAACTCCACCTCGTCATGACCCACATGACGGTGCTGTCGACGACGAACATCGACCGCATGGAGGTGTTCCGGACGCTCGCGCGCGAGGAGGAGTACGGCGCCGCCGCCGACGAACTCGCCCGCGTCACCCACCTCGTCGACACGTGGAACCAGTCGCTCGACGACGCGCTGCGTCGCCGGGCGAAGGAGGTGCCCTCCGACGCCTTCTCCGACTTCTTCGACCGCCTCGGCTACACCATCGGCGCGGGCCAGTCGCTGGACGACTTCCTCCTCTCCGAGCAGGACGCGGTCATCCAGAACTACATCACGGTGTACGAGGGCGCGCTGGCGAACCTCGAGGTCATGAAGGACCTCTACATGTCGATGATCCTCTCGATGACGTTCGCGCTGGTGTTCGCCATCGTGCTCCCGATCCTCACCGGCGACGACCCCACGATGACCGTCTCCGCCGTCATCGTGCTGTTCATGCTGGTGCAGTTGGGCTTCTACATCGTCATCCGGGCGATGTCGCCCCACGACCCCGTCTGGTTCCACTCCGAGCAGGGGGCGCCCTCGGACTTCCGGCTGTGGGCCAGCTTCACCGTCGGCGTCGTCGGGACGACTGCGTTGGTGGCGTTCATCGGCGCCGGCCTGTTCGGCGTCGGTCCCGGGCTGCGCGGACTCCTCTTCTTCATGGAGGACATCCCGCTCGCGATGTACCTGTGTGTCCCTATCTCGCCGATGGCGGTCACCGGGATCATGCTCCGGATCGAAGAGCGCAACATCGAGGAGCGCGACGGCGAGTTCCCCTCGTTCATCCGGGCGCTGGGTGCCGCCGAGTCCGCCAAGCAGTCGACGACCGGCGACGTGCTCAAGACGCTCCACCAGAAGGACTTCGGGGCGCTCACGCCCTCCATCGTCCGCCTGTACCGCCGGCTCAACATCCGGATCAGCTCCGAGGACGCGTGGTACACGTTCGCGACCGACACGCGCTCGTACCTCATCCAGAAGTTCTCCGACATGTACCTCGAGGGGCGCTCGATGGGTGGTCGCCCGAAGCAACTGGGCGAACTCATCTCGAAGAACATGAACACCGTCATGCAACTGCGCGAACAGCGCCGCCAGGCGACGGTGACGATGATCGGGCTGTTGTACGGGATCACCTCCGCGTCGGCGTTCGCGTTCTTCATCGGCCTGCAGGTCGTGAACATCCTCGCGGACCTCTCCCAGCAGTTCAACGTCACCAACGCCGGCGGCGTCGGCCAGATCATCTACGCCGGCGTGTACGACATCGCGCTCATCGAGTTCCTCCTGCTGTTGGTCATCCTGTTCAACGCCGTCCTCTCGTCGGTGATGATCCGGACCATCGACGGCGGGAACAAGGCGAACGCCTACCTCCACTTCGTGCTCATGACGTGGCTCGGCTCCGCGGTCGCCATCTTCACGAAGCACCTCGTCAGCACCATCCTCACCATCTGA